In Candidatus Methylacidiphilales bacterium, one DNA window encodes the following:
- a CDS encoding tyrosine-type recombinase/integrase, with protein sequence MLQSFFFCASPCSALSIDTCATEMLRGGASVRHVQEMLGHSQITTTQVYTRVVPVDLKKVHQKTSPSERLKKIDVPAFQRLGWGGEKRHRKWRASTPAKA encoded by the coding sequence ATGCTTCAGTCATTCTTCTTTTGTGCATCACCATGCTCCGCACTGTCGATTGATACCTGTGCCACCGAGATGCTCCGGGGCGGCGCTTCCGTCCGGCATGTGCAGGAAATGCTCGGTCACAGCCAGATTACCACCACCCAGGTGTACACCCGCGTTGTGCCGGTCGATCTAAAAAAGGTTCATCAAAAAACTTCTCCCAGCGAACGGTTGAAAAAGATCGACGTGCCTGCCTTCCAGCGCCTCGGCTGGGGCGGAGAAAAAAGACACAGGAAATGGCGTGCTTCCACTCCCGCAAAGGCATAG